The stretch of DNA GCTGCACGGCTTTGGCAAAGGTGTCTGATGACTCGCAGATGGGGCCCACTACATCGTAGGCCAGAGCCGGGAGCTGGCTGCTGATGTTCTCGATATGGTGATGGCTGCCGTAGAGAGCCGGGCGGATTAGCTCGGTCATGCCCGCATCCAGAATGGCAAAGCGCGTCTGCTGGCTTTCCTTTACGTAGAGTACCCGGCTAACCAGCGTACCAGCCTGCGCCACTACGGCGCGGCCCAGCTCCACGTGTACCTGCTGGCTGGGTCGGCGCACCAAGTGCTGTTCAAACATCCCAAAATACGCCCCGAAGTCTGGAATGGGATTGGTGTCGGGGTGTTGGTAGTCAATGCCTAGGCCACCGCCCACGTTGAGGTGGGGCAACTGATGGCCGCGGTCTTCGAGCCAGGTTTGCAGCTCATTGAGCTTGCGGCTGAGATTGGCAAACACATGCAGCTCCGTAATCTGGGAGCCGATGTGGGCGTGCAGGCCAATCAGCTCCACGTTCGGGAGGCTGTCTAGCCCATCTACCACGCCGGCCAAATCCGACAAACTGATGCCGAACTTGTTGGCTTCCAGGCCAGTGGTGATGTAGGCGTGCGTATGGGCATCTACGTTGGGGTTGATGCGCAACGCTACCCGCGCCGTCCGGCCCTGGGCTGCGGCCAGCTCGTTCAGCACCTGCAGCTCCGGCACCGACTCGGCATTGAAGCAAAAGATATCGGCGGCCAGTGCCCGGTTGATTTCGGCATCAGACTTGCCCACCCCGGCAAACACCACATGGTTGGGCGCAAAGCCGGCCTCCAGAGCGCGCTGCACTTCGCCGCCGCTTACGCAGTCGGCCCCTAGGCCTGCTTGCTGAATACGCTGCAGAATGGGCAGGTTGGAGTTGGCTTTGAGCGCGTAGTGCACCTGAAAGTTGCCCGGCCGCGCTGCCGCCGTCAGGGCGGCCAGCGTTTGGTCCAGCAAGGCTAGATCGTAGTAGTAAAAGGGCGTCGGCTGAGACTTGAACTCCGCCGGAAGTTGAAAAGACATGGTGCAGCTAAGGCAACTGAAAACAAAAACTAGAAACAATTCCCCTCCCCTTGGAAAGGCGAGATTGGGGGTGGTTGATATGGCCTGGAACGATAATTCCAGACTGTCAAGCCGGGCTTGCGATACATCGCCTGTGCTGACGTTGACCGATGTAGAGACGCAATATGTTGCGTCTTGTCGTTGAACGGCAACACCATTACGACTGGCCTAGAACAACCGAGGTAATCAACTTCAGCAACGTAAAGACGCAACATGTTGCGTCTTTACATCGGTCAACGTCATGTCGAGCTTGTGAAACATGACGTTGTGGAGGCATAGTTCAGGCGAGTAAGACTACTTCCTCTTGGTGAAAGAGAGCAAGCCTCTTAAAAATTATCGCTGAAACAAACCAGCGTTGAGTGCCTGAAGGGCGCGGGTTTTATCGTTAGTGTGCACCAGAATGCTGATGTTGTTGGGTGAGCCGCCGTAGCTGATCATGCGCACGGCAATGTCCTTGAGGGCCGCAAATGCCTGGTTGGCAGCGCCGTGGGCATCCTGCTCCAGGTTGCCAACCAAACAAATGATGGTCTGGTTCTCATCTACTTCCACCGAAGCAAAGCGCTGCAGCTCATCTAAGATCAGGGGCAGGCGCGTGGCATCGTCGATGGTCAGAGACACGGCCACCTCCGAGGTGGTAATCATGTCAATGGAGGTGCGGTAGCGCTCAAATACCTCGAAGATGGTGCGCAGGAAACCGTGGGCCAGCAGCATCCGGCTTGATTTCACGTTGATGGCCGTAATACCATCCTTGGCCGCCACCGCCTTGATAGCTTCCGCGCCGGTTTTAGCCGAAATCAGAGTGCCGGGCGCTTCGGGCTGCATAGTGTTGAGCAGGCGCACCGGAATGCCGTGTTGGCGAGCGGGTAGTACGGAGCTGGGGTGCAGAATCTTCGCGCCGAAGTAGGCCAGCTCGGCCGCCTCATCAAACGACAGCTCCCGGATAGGGTAGGTACCCTTCACAATGCGCGGGTCGTTGTTGTGCAGCCCGTCAATGTCCGTCCAGATCTGAATTTCCTCGGCGTTAGCAGCCGCGCCAATCAGCGAGGCGGAGTAGTCGGAGCCCCCGCGCTTGAGGTTATCAATGTGGCCCTGGGCGCTGCGGCAAATGTAGCCCTGCGTGATAAACAGCTGCTCGGCCGCATAAGGCGCTAAGGTGCTGGCAAGGTGCTCCCGGATGTAAGCCGCATCAGGCTCATCATCCACATCAAGGCGCATAAACTCCAGCGCCGGTAGCAGCACGGCGGGGCGGCCCAAGATGCGCGTAACATAGCGGTGCACGAGCAAGGTGCTCAGCAGCTCGCCCTGAGCCAGAATTACCCGTTCGCCATCTGCTGAGAGGGGGGCAGAGGTCAGGTCAAGAATGGACTGAAAGCGCTGGTCGAGGTGCTCGATGGCTTCGTCGGCAACTGCAGGCTCGGGCAGCAGCTCCTGGGCTACGGCGTGGTAGCGCTGGCGCAGGGTCTCCACGTTGGCGGTGGCCGCCGCCACGTTGCCAGCAAATAGTAGTCCCGCAATTTCCACCAGCGCATTGGTAGTGCCCGACATAGCCGACAGCACCACAATGCGGCGCTGCAGGTGCGGCGCATGAATCAGCTCGGCTACTTCGCGCATCCGCTGCGCTGACCCGACGGACGTACCGCCAAACTTTAGAACTTTCATAAACGGTGAAAAACTGGAGAGTAAGAGGCGGAAATGGAGGCCACAGGTTGCGGCAAGTATAGGGATGGACCAAAAAAAGCGCCGGTCCTGGGAGGACCGGCGCTTGCATTCTTATTCGGGTACGACGAACAGGTGCGACGGTCAGATCGGGTTACGTTTCTTCGATTTCTTGACCATCAGCAGGCCCGCATGTAGGCCAGTGGCGTGCTTACACTTCTTTCCCATCATCATGCGCACCCCAGCCACCTGAGCAACAGCCCGCGGCATGGAAACACAGATTGAGAGGGTAGGAGCTGACATCAGCGGGAGAAGTATATGAGCAGCACAGGCATGGTGCTGCCGTTTTGCGGCCGCAAGTAAGGAGTTTCTGTTAAAAACTCCAGCGCTCTTATCAGAAAATTTCCATTCGGGGGCTGGTGGCCTAGCCAGCCAATTGCTTTCTGACCCAGTCAGCAAGCGTTCCTTTGGCGTTTAACTCCACCAAGGAATCTAGGTGCTTATTGCGTTTATTACCGCCAGACTGGTACGCTTTGAGCACCGTCTTAATGCCCTCTGTGTTCAATACCACCGGGTCTTTCACCTCCGGATGTTGGATTTGGTAGCGGGCCCAGCCACCCATAAACAGCAGGAGCAAATCGGGATCTTGAGCCGTCAGGTCGGCCACGTATTTCTGCATTTGCACCGACACATCGGGTGTGCCGCTAATCCACTGAAACAGAAAGCGGTTGGCTTCTCGGCGCTTCTCGGGCTCCTTACTGCTGGGGGTCTTCTCCAGCCAATCCACGGTGGCTACCACTTCCTTGTTGTATTCGGCGTAATCTTCCGGCCGCTGCAGCGTGTAATTAGTAGGTACTTTGTAGGCTGATTGCGCCAGAACTGCCGGAGCCGCCGAAAGCAAAGCAAAAGCTAATAGGAGAGTAAATTTCTTCATATAGAGCGCGAGTGGGAGGGAAGACAGACTCACCAATAGTACCGAAAAAGTACAGTTTCTGCTAATGGTTTTTACTCAAGTTCCTGTGGTAGTAAGGGAGGAAGATGGTGCCATTCATGAGAGCATTGCCTTTGGCACGTATAGGTACGGCGATGAGTGTCCGCAATGCTGAATACGGCTAGCAGAGCTTTGAAAACGTTTGGATATTCAGGTGTGGGTAAAGCAAGAATTTTGGTAAGCGCTAGGTTAAAAGGATGCGCTTTCAGCAAAGCTAACGGGGTAGTGAATGGTCTGGGTGGTTGAGCCGCTATGGCCATTTGCACCATTGTGGGAGTAGGATGACTTTGCTGTACAAAGAGGTTCAACAGCACTAGAGTGCTTTTCTGTGCTTCTATGGGTAAGTCTATGAACCATCGATGAGCCCATGCGCTTGACAGCTGCTGCTGGGCAGCGTAATTTAGAATAGCGTCAGGGGAAAGCTGGTCCATAAACATGGAAACACATTCTTAGTGTAGTGCTGTATCGGCTGGAGCAACAAAAAGCCATCCCAAACAACCCGTGATATTATCTACGGATTGCTTGGGATGACTGTGCTAAAACGACTGGCCTAGCGCACCGGCTTAGGTATTATTGGCAGGCTTTCATGACCTTCTGCATCTACAGATACCACTCCAAAGATGAAGTTATCCTTGCTGTGGGGTAGGTCGGCCTTGGTGTCGGTTACAAAAAACTTCTGCTGCCACTCCGGGGCGCTGGTTTCACGCATCAGTACATAGTAACCCACGGGCTTTTCGCCGGCTTTGGGGGCTTCCCACTTGAGCTGGGTGCGGTTGGTTAGTTCGGCGGTGAGCACGCCTACATTCTCGGGGGCGGCGGGGGCCAGGGCCAGGCTAGCCAGGGTGGCCAGGTTCACGCCGGTGTTTTTGCGCAGGTAGGCGAAGTCCATGAACTTGGCGTAGTCGCCGTACTCGGTACCGTTTTCGGTGCGCAAATCCTGGTGCTGGTGGCGGAAGTCCTCATTCATTTCCGAGAAGCGCACCGCCGTAAAGCCCTGCTGGTTGAAGGGCGTATGGTCACCGCCGCGCAGGAAGCGGTCAGGGCGATACTCCAGCACTACCTCGTGGTTGGGGACATACTGCTTGCAGGCCAGGCGCGAGTAGCGGGCCAGTTCCCGGGAAGGTGAGTCGTTTTCGGAAGAAAGAGTGCGACGCACGCGGGCCTCATCGGCGGTTTCAGTGGCGGGCACGCCCTCACTAAACACGCGCAGGTGGGTGTCGTCCTTCATCTCGGGGTCGTGGCCCGAGGAATTGCCCATGATATCGTTGTTAAGCATGGCCACCAGATTCCAGCCCTCGGCCTTGGCGCGCTTGGCCAGGTGTGTAGAGCCGTACAGGCCCTGCTCTTCGCCCTGCACCGCCACGAAGATGATGGTGGCGGGGTACTGGTGTTGCGACATCACGCGAGCCAGCTCCATTACAGCCACGGTGCCCGAGCCATCATCGTTGGCACCGGGTGCATCGGCGGTGGCATTCATCACGTCGGATACCCGCGAGTCGATGTGGCCACTCACGATAAACACGCGCTTGTCGGTGGGGTCGGTGCCGGGCAGGGTAGCCATTACGTTAGCCATCACTACGGGCCGGTTGATGCGGCGGCCATCGGGCTTGATGGTGAAGGTGTCCTGTTCTACTTTGAGGCGGCCGCCGTTGGCTTTGCTGTATTTTTTAAACTCATCCTCCACCCAATTGCGGGCCGCCCCAATGCCGCGCTTTTTGCTCTTGGTGTCGGAGAGGGTGTGGCGCGTACCGAAGCTCACGAGCTTATCAATATCAGAGCGCAGGTTCTTTTCGGAGATGTCCTGCACCATTTTCGTGATGACGGGGTCGGGGGTGGTGCTTGGTTGGTTCTGGGCGAAAGCCGGGGCCGAGAGGCCCAGCGTTAACAGGAACGGAGTAAAACGACGCATGCAGATATGAAGGAGGTTAAGACGGGGTACAGACGCAGACTAGCGCTAACCGTTGCGGGCGGCTACTGGTGTAGAACAATTAGAGCTGTAAATACGCACCGTTTTGTGGTATTATTTTCATTAATCTGTTAAATAAATGCACCACAACCAACCAAAATGGCAATACCCCCTACTGCAGCGCCACCACTACGCTAGCCGCATTACCACCAAACCCAGCCGCATTTACCAGAATGCGGCGGAGCGGCCTGACCCCCGATACCAAAGCTAAATCGGTGGGGAAAGGTGGTGTAGGCCACTGCTGGGTTTCCAGCACGTGCAGGGCAAAGTCGAGGCTCAATGCCGCAGAAGCCCCCAGCGTATGCCCAATCAGCCACTTGTTAGACAGCAGAAGCGGCAGCTCATCCCCAAACACTGTCCGCAGAGCAGCCCGCTCCGCCGCGTCGCCGGCTGGCGTACCGGGGCTGTGCAGCACCACGGCGTCTACCTCAGCCAAGTCGCAGCCAGCTTGGCCTAACGCACTGCGCATGGCTTGCTGAAAGTGCTGGCCATCAGCGGAAAGGCCGGTTTTGCTGCCAATAGCCTCAAAGCCGAAGCCCACACCTTCCAGCACCGCCACCGGCTGGTGGGGCTGCTCAGCCAAGCTGGCAGTAGATATTTTCTCTAGCGCAAATACGGCGGCCCCTTCTCCCAGCACAAACGTAGATGGCTTGCCCGCCCCCGGCCGGCAGGGAAAATCGGCGGCGGCAAAGGGCGAGTAGATACCGATGGCCTGCATTTGGGCCAGAGTGAAAGCGGTGAGAGGAGCCTCGGTGCCGCCGGCCAGAAACCGCGTGGCCATGCCCGCCCGCAGCCAGGCTGTGGCATTCCCTAGGGCTTGAAAGGCACTGCTACAAGTGCTGGAGTGGCTGAGGCTGGCGCCACCGGTGCTACCCGCATCGTAGGCCACCCAGCTAGCCACGTTGCCCAAAGTGGTGAGGGGCGATGCGGGCACGGGTACGGAGCCTTCCCGCAGAAACTCCGCATGGAACTCCTCTAGCCGGCCCGTAGCGCCCCGGCTGCTGCCTATGCTAACGGCTAACTGGTTGCTGGTTGCTGGTTGCTGATTGCCAGGGGCTGGAATTCCGGAAGAAGTGGGCCAGCCAGCGGCAGCACTAGCTTGCCGGGCTGCCAGCAGGCCTAGCAGCACGGTGCGGTCGAGTTGGCGGTAGGCGGGTTGGCTGCGGCGAAGCTCCTGAACCGCCGCTTCTGCGGCGGTGGGCAATGCCGCTACGGGTATACTGTGTAAGCCAAGCTGGCGCGGGGTAAAGGGAGAGGCGGCACTTAGCCCATCCAGCGACTGGCCTAGCGCCGACACGCGTCCGCGCCCCCGAATGACGATGAGCTCCTGGGGCGGAAGTGAATTAGTCATGCAGGTATTCGGGCAGGGTAAGAGCGGGAGCGAAGTTGAGGACCAGCTCACGCATGGCGCGCAGCACAGTATAGAGCAGGTCTAGCTCCTCATTGGTGGTGCAATAGGGCGGGAGCAGGTATACCACGTTGCCGAGGGGGCGCAGCACCACGTTATGCTCCAGGGAAAGCTGATAGAAGCCGTCGCGGAGGCGGCTGAAGTAGCTGGTGTCTTCGCCGGGGTCGTACTCCACGGCTAGCACTGTGCCCA from Hymenobacter taeanensis encodes:
- the lysA gene encoding diaminopimelate decarboxylase, whose translation is MSFQLPAEFKSQPTPFYYYDLALLDQTLAALTAAARPGNFQVHYALKANSNLPILQRIQQAGLGADCVSGGEVQRALEAGFAPNHVVFAGVGKSDAEINRALAADIFCFNAESVPELQVLNELAAAQGRTARVALRINPNVDAHTHAYITTGLEANKFGISLSDLAGVVDGLDSLPNVELIGLHAHIGSQITELHVFANLSRKLNELQTWLEDRGHQLPHLNVGGGLGIDYQHPDTNPIPDFGAYFGMFEQHLVRRPSQQVHVELGRAVVAQAGTLVSRVLYVKESQQTRFAILDAGMTELIRPALYGSHHHIENISSQLPALAYDVVGPICESSDTFAKAVQLAETRRGDLVAIRSAGAYGEVMSSSYNLREKAEALYR
- a CDS encoding aspartate kinase produces the protein MKVLKFGGTSVGSAQRMREVAELIHAPHLQRRIVVLSAMSGTTNALVEIAGLLFAGNVAAATANVETLRQRYHAVAQELLPEPAVADEAIEHLDQRFQSILDLTSAPLSADGERVILAQGELLSTLLVHRYVTRILGRPAVLLPALEFMRLDVDDEPDAAYIREHLASTLAPYAAEQLFITQGYICRSAQGHIDNLKRGGSDYSASLIGAAANAEEIQIWTDIDGLHNNDPRIVKGTYPIRELSFDEAAELAYFGAKILHPSSVLPARQHGIPVRLLNTMQPEAPGTLISAKTGAEAIKAVAAKDGITAINVKSSRMLLAHGFLRTIFEVFERYRTSIDMITTSEVAVSLTIDDATRLPLILDELQRFASVEVDENQTIICLVGNLEQDAHGAANQAFAALKDIAVRMISYGGSPNNISILVHTNDKTRALQALNAGLFQR
- a CDS encoding DUF5958 family protein, with translation MFMDQLSPDAILNYAAQQQLSSAWAHRWFIDLPIEAQKSTLVLLNLFVQQSHPTPTMVQMAIAAQPPRPFTTPLALLKAHPFNLALTKILALPTPEYPNVFKALLAVFSIADTHRRTYTCQRQCSHEWHHLPPLLPQELE
- a CDS encoding M28 family peptidase; translation: MRRFTPFLLTLGLSAPAFAQNQPSTTPDPVITKMVQDISEKNLRSDIDKLVSFGTRHTLSDTKSKKRGIGAARNWVEDEFKKYSKANGGRLKVEQDTFTIKPDGRRINRPVVMANVMATLPGTDPTDKRVFIVSGHIDSRVSDVMNATADAPGANDDGSGTVAVMELARVMSQHQYPATIIFVAVQGEEQGLYGSTHLAKRAKAEGWNLVAMLNNDIMGNSSGHDPEMKDDTHLRVFSEGVPATETADEARVRRTLSSENDSPSRELARYSRLACKQYVPNHEVVLEYRPDRFLRGGDHTPFNQQGFTAVRFSEMNEDFRHQHQDLRTENGTEYGDYAKFMDFAYLRKNTGVNLATLASLALAPAAPENVGVLTAELTNRTQLKWEAPKAGEKPVGYYVLMRETSAPEWQQKFFVTDTKADLPHSKDNFIFGVVSVDAEGHESLPIIPKPVR
- a CDS encoding beta-ketoacyl synthase N-terminal-like domain-containing protein produces the protein MTNSLPPQELIVIRGRGRVSALGQSLDGLSAASPFTPRQLGLHSIPVAALPTAAEAAVQELRRSQPAYRQLDRTVLLGLLAARQASAAAGWPTSSGIPAPGNQQPATSNQLAVSIGSSRGATGRLEEFHAEFLREGSVPVPASPLTTLGNVASWVAYDAGSTGGASLSHSSTCSSAFQALGNATAWLRAGMATRFLAGGTEAPLTAFTLAQMQAIGIYSPFAAADFPCRPGAGKPSTFVLGEGAAVFALEKISTASLAEQPHQPVAVLEGVGFGFEAIGSKTGLSADGQHFQQAMRSALGQAGCDLAEVDAVVLHSPGTPAGDAAERAALRTVFGDELPLLLSNKWLIGHTLGASAALSLDFALHVLETQQWPTPPFPTDLALVSGVRPLRRILVNAAGFGGNAASVVVALQ